The genomic segment AATTGATAAAGACAGTGGTATCAAGAATGATCCCAATGATTGGGCAAAAGAAGTCGGCAATCCAAGATATATCCTCGACCTCCTCCTAAGCATCATCAACGTCAGCATTAAAACCGTTGATATTGTCAATGATTTACCAAAGTTGGAGTTTTGAATAGATAAAATAAATTGTAAAATAAATGAAATCTTTTTTTCTAATATTTTAGAATATGAAACTTTCTCTTTTAAAATTGGGAAAACATTTGAACTATCTATAATCACTTGTATAGCATACATCCGTGCATGATGAATTAAAAACAAATGGCAAGAGTTTGTATTCACCATAGATATACATTAATAACAAATACAAATATTCTTTATTTTCTGGAAATATATCAACAGTTAAGTTATCAATCGGAGTATATACCTCTGTCAAGTGGCATATATCTTTACGAGTTGTTGCTGCACATAACTTTACGAGTCTAAATAATAAAAAAAAGGTCTAAAGGGATGGTGGTGTTGCACTAAATTATTGAGCGGAACCAGTTATTTCTTATTATATATTTTTACCCGAAGGTTTTTTTTCGATAATTTTGATTTCGGGGAAATAATAAAACCCTTAAAAGTAATGGCAAACAGCAAATCTTATGTTTAAATTATTAAATGAAATCGCCCTTGCGATATATTCAGTTATAACACAAACAAATATTGTTCAATTCGTACTGAACAATTATCATTAATCAACAAAAAAGGTTACATGCTTTTATGGCTGCTATAAGAAAGATTAAAACAATCAAAACAACATAAGGAAAATCTTCATATGAAATTTGTAATGATCTTAGGGTATGTCTTGTTGATATTAGGCGGCGTTTTAAGTTTGTTCTATTTTTCGGCGTATTTACTTTCGCACCTGACATATCTGACAGTATGTTTCAACAAGTGGGTGATGTCCGAAGCCCCTAAGTACGCGACCGATCCTATACTGTATCTTCTCGGCTCGTTTTTCTGGCTTTTTGTCGCTTTTACAGGGATGATAATGATCATGTTTCAAAAGATCTGCGCCATGATTCAAAGCGGCAAAATCAATACTCATTCACAAACAATAGAAAGTGAAAAAAAATCAGAAGTTGAAATTTGATATACGGCACGGGAGCTGGCATTTTTATGTTCTCACGGTTTTGTCGCTTTTCGCTGTAGTAACTGCATTACCTCAATTCAACTTGTTCTTTTTCAGATTCCTCAACAATATATCCTCGGTTACGGGGGAGAATATCTGGATCGTCCTGACTTTTTTCTCAGACGGTCTCGTCTCGTTCGTGGTTTTGACTCCTTTTTTAAAGAAAAAACCCAAGATAATTTTCGCTGTCATAATTGCCACTGCCGTGTCAACTCTTTTAAACCAGATCCTAAAGAGGTCATTTCATATTCAGAGGCCAACTCGCGTCCTCGACAGGGAGACGATGATACTGATTGGTCCTGATTGGGGTCAGTATTCTTTTCCTTCCGGTCATTCAGCTATGATATTTGTCCTGGCTTCCGTCATTTCCGCTTTAATGAATAGATCTGTCAAAACAGCAGTCTTGTCGTCTGCTTCACTTATAGCCCTATCACGCGCTGTTGTCGGAGTGCATTGGCCGTTCGATATCGCTGTCGGGGCGATGATTGGTTGGGCTTCGGGATGGATTGGAATTTTCATCTCTGAAAAGGCGAAATGGGGTTATGGGAGGAAAGCCTCGCTGATATACGCGTTTTTGCTCTCCGGGGCTTGCGTGGTTTTGTTTTTGTGGGACTATTCAGGCTTTGAAGGCATAATGTTTTTTCAGAGAGCTGTCGCCTTCATTTTTATGCTCTTCAGCGTTTGGGCGATAGTTAAAATTTTAAAAGATAAATAGACACGAGAATCAAAAAAGACAACTTTTCTATTTTCTCTTGATTTTATCCTAAAATTGTCGCAAAATACGCTCTGATCGTTTAAAGAGCGAAAAATACTTTTTCGCCCTCGTAGCTCAGTGGATAGAGCATCGGTTTCCTAAACCGGGGGTCACAAGTTCGAATCTTGTCGGGGGCGATATCAAAATTGATAAGGAGAGAAAAAAATGACCAAGAATCTTCCTCATCAGGAAATTGGACACGATGATATATTCGTAAAATACGTGAAAAAAGGCGTTTTGCTTATAAAAAAATACCCCTACCACACAATACTGGCCATTGTCGCATCAGTTTCTGTCATCATCCTTTTATCTACCTTATTAGGCAGGAAGAGTGAAAATCTTACTAAGAGCGACCAAGTTCTACAGACCATGAACCTGTTTGACGCCTTGTACTTTCAGGAAAACACACAAGAGATATTGACCGGCATAATGCAATCCATGGAGGGGTTGTCTAAATCAGCCAACCAGGATACTTCGGGCAAAGCTCTTATCAATACGCTTGAAGGATACGCAATGATGTTGCAGTTTCAGTATCAGTTAGCTGCTGAAAAATGGCAGAAAGTGTATTCCGGAGAAGAACCATCGCCAAAGATAGTGAATTTAGTGGCGACTCTGGGATTTTCTGATCTGGTCGATCCGGTTAATTCTCTGTCAATTTTGTATCCGAAACTTCAGGAGTTCTTCGTCGAAGATTCGGGACTTGCTATGCTCGCCATTCTCGACGCTGGAGAAAACGCGGCTTTGACCTTGATGTATGACACTTCTTTGGCTGTTGACACATCTGCAAACCAAATCTACGAGATGGGGAGGACAGCTCTTGAGTATTCATCACTCAACATGACGAATGCCTTCCTCAAAAACGAAGCAGATTTCTACGGGGATATTCTTGAGGTCGCCTACCAGGTCAGAAAAAACAAAATTGAAGTCAATGAGTAAGTTTTTGTATTGAAAACTTAAGAAGGGAATTTATACTGTCATCAGAAGGGATTTCATCTCGAACCCCATTTTTTCTTGAGTTGTTCGACTGATTCAGCAAGGCTTTTTTTCTTTTTTTTCCGTTTTCTTTCGCCTTTTTTTTCGAGAGCTTTCATGCTGAGGTTTATTCTCTTGAGTACCTGATCTACGGATATAACTTTGACTTTCACTTTTTTACCGACTGAGATGAACTCCTCGGGTTTTGAAATATAATGATTCGACATTTCGGAAATGTGAACCAGCCCGTCTATATGAACCCCAATGTCGACAAAAACACCGAAATTGGTAACATTTGTCACAACTCCGTCGAGTGTCATCGAAGGTTTGACGTCGGAGATATCCGAGACGTCTTCATTGAAAAGAAAGATTTGAAAATCTTTTCTCGGGTCTCTTCCCGGATTTTTCAACTCTGAGATTATATCGATAACTGTCGGAAGACCAAACGCTTCTGTAGTGTATTTTTCAGGCGAAATGCTTGAAAGAAGATCGTTTCTTGAAATCATTTCGGGCACTGATTTTCCGAGATCTTCAGATATATTTTTCACGATAAAATATGATTCGGGGTGAATTCCAGTTGAATCCAGTGGTTCTTCATGTCCTTTTATTCTCAGGAAACCGGCGCTCTGCTGAAAAGCTTTTTCGCCGTACATCCTGACATTCATCAAATCTTTCCTGTTTTTAAAAATCCCGTTCTTCGTTCTGTGCTCGACAATGTTTTTTGCCAAAGTTTCTCCTATACCTGATACGTACTTCAACAGATGGTATGAGGCTATGTTAAGGTCTACACCCACTCTGTTGACGACCGAGATTACCACCGAGTCGAGTTTACTCTTCAAAAGAACTTGGTTTACGTCGTGTTGGTATTGACCTACACCGATGGCTTTCGGATCAATTTTCACGAGCTCGGAAAGTGGGTCTTGAAACCTTCTTCCAATCGAGACAGCGCCTCTTACCGTGACGTCTTTGTCAGGAAATTCTTCCCTTCCTGTTTTTGAAGCAGAATATACTGAAGCTCCAGCCTCGCTAATGATTGTGATCACAATATCTTCGCCTTCAATTGTTTTTTTTACCAATTCTTCTGTCTCTCTCGAAGCCGTTCCGTTTCCGATCACTATCGCCTTGACGGAGTGCTTTTTGGCGCTATCAAATATTTTTTTTGCTGAATCTCCCAGCATTTTTTTGGATCCTACCGAAAAGAAAACAAAATCTTCGACGATGTTGCCGATCTCATCCAAAACAACTGTTTTACAGCCTGTCTTGTAACCAGGATCGACAGCCATCAGTTTCATTGGACCTGCAGGAGGCGACAGTAGAAGGCTCTCGAGGTTTTTGGAAAATATTTCCACGGCTTCAAGCTCTGATTTCTTTTTCAACTCGAGTCTAATGTCGAGTTCGATAGACGGTATTATCAGTCTCTTCAACGCATCGTCGAGAATCGTGTCCAAATATAATTTTCTCGGGTGATTGTCGTCATAAAGCAGAGTAGATAGTTCAAAAGAGTATGAATCCTTTACAGAGGTTATTGATGTTTTGAGCACTTTTTCTCTTTCTCCTCTGGCAATGGCAAGGTATCTGTGGGAAGGTATGTTGTTGATCTTTTCCGTGAAGTTGTAGTACTTTTCGAATTTAGACCGTTTGTCCGCCCATTCCTCTGCGGAGCTGACAATGATGACTCCGTTTTCCCTGAGAAAATCACGGGCTTTTTTTCTCACTTCGGAATTTTCTGAAAACTCCTCGGCGAGAATATATCCTGCACCTTCAAGCGCTTCCTGAGGTGGACAATTATTTTCGTTTTCATCCAAAAACTTTATCGCGAGGGAAATGGGTTCTCCGATAATTTGTGAATCGATCAACAACAGGGCAAGACCGGACAGGCCTTTGTCTCTCGCGACGGAGGCTTTCGTTTTTCTTTTAGGCTTGAACGGAAGATAAAGGTCTTCGAGTTCGCTTTTCAAATAGACCGATTCTATCTTTTTCTGTAGGCTGTCTGTTAGTTTATTCTGATCTTTTATGGTTGATAGAATTGTCTTTTTCCTTGCGTTCAATTCAAATATATAATCGCAAAGTTCTTTGACTTTTTGAACCTTGAGTTCATCAGCGATTTGAATCTTTTCTTTTCTGTAACGAGAAATAAAAGGAACTGTCATTGAAGCGTCGAAAAGGTCTATGAGGTTGACCGCGACGTTTTTGGAAACTCCGGATTCCGAAGAAATGTAATCAAGATCTCTTTCAGAAATCGATTTTTTTAGTGGTGACTCATATTGCATAAAATCATCTCAAGAATTATCATACTAACAAATCGTCAAATAAATAGCAAGGGGTGGTATATGTTCTTGTTCTATTGTTTTTCCCTAATATTTCTCGGAACGACTGTTCATTTTCAAGAATATGAAAAGAACCGTAAAGACTTTGACTTTTCCCAAGTATGGCAAGAGCCGGTACCTTTAGCTGAAATTTCTTCGGAAGGACTCACCAGAGATTATTATGGTTACCTGCCTTCATGGGTCTCAAATACTTCTTATCAAGAATTCGATTTCCGCCTCTTGACGCATATCGCTTACTTTTCCGTCGAGTTGAATACTTCCGGAGAAGTGGGATCCATACCCAACCAGACTCGTTT from the candidate division WOR-3 bacterium genome contains:
- a CDS encoding phosphatase PAP2 family protein; its protein translation is MKKNQKLKFDIRHGSWHFYVLTVLSLFAVVTALPQFNLFFFRFLNNISSVTGENIWIVLTFFSDGLVSFVVLTPFLKKKPKIIFAVIIATAVSTLLNQILKRSFHIQRPTRVLDRETMILIGPDWGQYSFPSGHSAMIFVLASVISALMNRSVKTAVLSSASLIALSRAVVGVHWPFDIAVGAMIGWASGWIGIFISEKAKWGYGRKASLIYAFLLSGACVVLFLWDYSGFEGIMFFQRAVAFIFMLFSVWAIVKILKDK
- a CDS encoding RNA-binding transcriptional accessory protein; this translates as MQYESPLKKSISERDLDYISSESGVSKNVAVNLIDLFDASMTVPFISRYRKEKIQIADELKVQKVKELCDYIFELNARKKTILSTIKDQNKLTDSLQKKIESVYLKSELEDLYLPFKPKRKTKASVARDKGLSGLALLLIDSQIIGEPISLAIKFLDENENNCPPQEALEGAGYILAEEFSENSEVRKKARDFLRENGVIIVSSAEEWADKRSKFEKYYNFTEKINNIPSHRYLAIARGEREKVLKTSITSVKDSYSFELSTLLYDDNHPRKLYLDTILDDALKRLIIPSIELDIRLELKKKSELEAVEIFSKNLESLLLSPPAGPMKLMAVDPGYKTGCKTVVLDEIGNIVEDFVFFSVGSKKMLGDSAKKIFDSAKKHSVKAIVIGNGTASRETEELVKKTIEGEDIVITIISEAGASVYSASKTGREEFPDKDVTVRGAVSIGRRFQDPLSELVKIDPKAIGVGQYQHDVNQVLLKSKLDSVVISVVNRVGVDLNIASYHLLKYVSGIGETLAKNIVEHRTKNGIFKNRKDLMNVRMYGEKAFQQSAGFLRIKGHEEPLDSTGIHPESYFIVKNISEDLGKSVPEMISRNDLLSSISPEKYTTEAFGLPTVIDIISELKNPGRDPRKDFQIFLFNEDVSDISDVKPSMTLDGVVTNVTNFGVFVDIGVHIDGLVHISEMSNHYISKPEEFISVGKKVKVKVISVDQVLKRINLSMKALEKKGERKRKKKKKSLAESVEQLKKKWGSR